From Paraburkholderia sabiae, a single genomic window includes:
- a CDS encoding urea amidolyase associated protein UAAP1 — MNEILLEETVPGGGHASLIVKRGQVLRITDPRGGANVGMLLFNAAEKSERMNLPDTLKCQHTAKLTRGHCIYSDMGRVLAAVVADTCGWHDSLAGASNAAEVFEKYGQGRYQELRNAFYRNGTDNLLVELGKWGLGVADLLMTLNLFSRVDVTDAGAMQFVEGNSKAGNYIELYAPMNTLVVLTAIQHPLDPNPEYAPKPVKLALRAADPQIAEICRTSCDENTRGFINTERFFL; from the coding sequence ATGAACGAAATATTGCTCGAAGAAACCGTGCCGGGCGGCGGCCATGCGTCGCTGATCGTGAAGCGTGGACAGGTTTTGCGTATCACCGATCCGCGTGGCGGCGCGAACGTCGGCATGCTGCTTTTCAACGCCGCCGAGAAGAGCGAGCGCATGAATCTGCCCGACACGCTCAAGTGCCAGCACACCGCAAAACTGACGCGCGGCCATTGCATTTATTCGGACATGGGCCGCGTGCTCGCCGCAGTCGTCGCGGACACGTGCGGCTGGCACGACAGTCTCGCCGGCGCGTCGAACGCGGCGGAAGTGTTCGAGAAATATGGCCAGGGCCGCTATCAGGAGTTGCGCAACGCGTTCTATCGCAACGGCACCGACAACCTGCTCGTGGAACTCGGCAAGTGGGGACTCGGCGTCGCGGATCTGCTGATGACGCTGAACCTGTTCAGCCGCGTCGACGTGACGGATGCGGGCGCGATGCAATTCGTCGAGGGCAATTCGAAAGCGGGCAACTACATCGAGCTGTATGCGCCGATGAACACGCTCGTCGTGCTGACGGCGATCCAGCATCCGCTCGACCCAAACCCGGAATACGCGCCGAAGCCCGTGAAGCTCGCACTGCGCGCCGCCGATCCGCAGATCGCCGAAATCTGCCGTACGTCGTGCGATGAAAACACGCGCGGCTTCATCAACACCGAACGATTCTTTCTCTGA
- a CDS encoding ABC transporter ATP-binding protein yields the protein MIEIRNLWKQYDDQVVLERLNLRIAEGEFCSMVGASGCGKSTFLRLLLGQERPTRGEILLDGEPLPPEPDPHRGVVFQRYSVFPHLTVLRNVMLGLELPHARFTGRLFGARRRLARDEAVAMLTRVGLADSLDKYPHQLSGGMQQRLALAQALVMKPRVLLLDEPFGALDPGIRRDMHELLTGLWREAKLTVFMVTHDLKEGFTLGSRVLVFDKVRIDPQAPQAYGARITYDIPLERNGVREPQATTAIPPLLAVPA from the coding sequence ATGATCGAGATCCGCAATCTGTGGAAGCAGTACGACGATCAGGTCGTGCTGGAGCGGCTCAATCTGCGCATCGCGGAAGGCGAGTTCTGCTCGATGGTCGGCGCGTCGGGCTGCGGCAAGTCGACGTTCCTGCGGCTGCTGCTCGGCCAGGAACGTCCGACGCGCGGCGAGATCCTGCTCGACGGCGAACCGCTGCCGCCGGAGCCGGACCCGCATCGCGGCGTCGTGTTTCAGCGCTACTCGGTGTTTCCGCATCTGACCGTGTTGCGCAACGTGATGCTCGGACTGGAGTTGCCGCATGCGCGCTTCACGGGCCGCCTGTTCGGCGCGCGCCGCCGTCTCGCACGCGATGAAGCCGTTGCGATGCTCACACGCGTCGGCCTCGCCGATTCGCTCGACAAATATCCGCATCAGCTGTCGGGCGGCATGCAGCAACGTCTCGCGCTCGCTCAGGCGCTCGTGATGAAGCCGCGCGTGCTGCTGCTCGACGAACCGTTCGGCGCGCTCGATCCCGGCATCCGCCGCGACATGCACGAACTGCTGACGGGCCTCTGGCGCGAAGCGAAGCTGACCGTCTTCATGGTCACGCACGATCTGAAAGAAGGCTTCACGCTCGGCAGCCGCGTGCTCGTCTTCGACAAGGTGCGCATCGATCCGCAAGCGCCGCAGGCGTACGGCGCGCGCATTACCTACGACATTCCGCTCGAACGCAACGGCGTGCGCGAGCCGCAGGCGACGACGGCGATTCCGCCGCTGCTCGCCGTGCCCGCATGA
- a CDS encoding Zn-dependent hydrolase translates to MKDLLQIDGARLWQSLMDMAKIGATPKGGVRRLALTDEDVRGRDLFATWCRDAGMTVSVDEIGNLFARREGVQKDAAPVLIGSHLDTQPEGGRFDGVYGVLAALELVRALNDANIETDKPIEIVSWTNEEGARFTPAMLGSAVFTGITSLDDALAKKDADAITLADALAQSGYRGARAVNAQRVDAYFEAHIEQGPVLEANGTTIGVVTGGQAIRWLDVKVTGMAAHAGTTPMPYRKDAYFASAQMAAELETIVGRYAPRGLVTIGQIGITNASRNTIAGEVKFTVDLRHHEDREVDAMERDLRDAFARIAQARGVMIDVETYWRSPATPFDTDCVALVAQAVEGLGYSNERIVSGAGHDAIHLARYCPTAMVFIPCVDGLSHNEAEDALPDDVTRGANVLLNAVVARAGVASTVQVQ, encoded by the coding sequence ATGAAAGACCTGTTGCAAATCGATGGCGCGCGCCTGTGGCAAAGCCTGATGGACATGGCGAAGATCGGCGCGACGCCTAAAGGCGGCGTGCGCCGTCTCGCGTTGACGGATGAAGACGTGCGCGGCCGCGATCTGTTCGCGACGTGGTGCCGCGATGCGGGCATGACGGTGAGCGTCGATGAGATCGGCAATCTGTTCGCGCGTCGCGAAGGCGTGCAGAAGGACGCCGCGCCCGTGCTGATCGGCAGCCATCTCGACACGCAGCCCGAAGGCGGCCGTTTCGACGGCGTGTACGGCGTGCTCGCCGCGCTCGAACTGGTGCGCGCGCTGAACGATGCGAACATCGAGACGGACAAGCCGATCGAAATCGTCTCGTGGACCAATGAAGAAGGCGCGCGCTTCACGCCCGCGATGCTCGGCTCGGCGGTGTTCACGGGCATCACGTCGCTCGACGACGCGCTCGCCAAGAAAGACGCCGACGCCATCACGCTCGCCGATGCGCTCGCGCAAAGCGGCTATCGCGGCGCGCGCGCCGTCAATGCGCAACGTGTGGATGCGTATTTCGAAGCGCATATCGAGCAAGGCCCCGTGCTCGAAGCGAACGGCACGACGATCGGCGTCGTGACGGGCGGCCAGGCGATCCGCTGGCTCGACGTCAAGGTGACGGGCATGGCCGCGCACGCCGGCACGACGCCGATGCCGTATCGCAAGGACGCGTATTTCGCGAGCGCGCAGATGGCGGCGGAACTGGAGACGATCGTCGGACGATATGCGCCGCGCGGACTCGTGACGATCGGACAGATCGGCATCACGAACGCGTCGCGCAACACGATTGCAGGCGAAGTGAAGTTCACCGTCGACTTGCGTCATCACGAAGACCGCGAAGTCGACGCAATGGAACGCGATCTGCGCGATGCGTTTGCGCGCATTGCACAGGCACGCGGCGTGATGATCGACGTCGAAACGTACTGGCGCAGTCCCGCAACGCCGTTCGATACGGACTGTGTCGCGCTCGTCGCGCAGGCCGTCGAAGGGCTCGGCTATTCGAACGAGCGCATCGTCAGCGGCGCAGGTCACGATGCGATTCACCTGGCGCGCTATTGCCCGACGGCGATGGTGTTCATTCCGTGCGTCGACGGTCTGTCGCACAACGAAGCCGAAGACGCATTGCCCGACGACGTGACGCGCGGCGCGAACGTGCTGCTCAATGCCGTGGTTGCGCGCGCGGGTGTCGCGTCGACGGTTCAAGTGCAATAA
- a CDS encoding LysR family transcriptional regulator, which translates to MRPDIARFLNDRLDWNLLRTYLVIMQERSLSRAAARLHVTQPAVSQALRRLEETLERKLIERRGPYFAPTQAGEEVYRIASDIYGNISRLETEIDDRTEDISGSIRLLTISRIESPVYDEFLADFHRAYPRIDLQIEVMRSSDIISSLLQKTATAGLGLCRTPHDKLEMRCFLRQRYAIFCGRHHRLYGKSPLTMEDLLAENFVSFTSDQIGDSLSPLTVFRDQKGFTGRIVASSPSLDEVRRLIFAGFGIGCLPEHIVRDDIAQQRLWRLPPEEGLVDVDVHLLWHRERKMNAADHAFLDSMERCMRRHALAERLGK; encoded by the coding sequence ATGCGCCCCGACATCGCCCGATTTCTGAACGACCGGCTCGACTGGAACCTGCTGCGCACGTACCTCGTGATCATGCAGGAGCGCAGTCTGAGCCGTGCCGCCGCGCGTCTGCACGTGACGCAGCCCGCCGTCAGCCAGGCGTTGAGGCGGCTGGAAGAAACGCTGGAGCGCAAGCTGATCGAGCGGCGCGGTCCGTATTTCGCGCCGACGCAGGCGGGCGAAGAGGTGTATCGCATTGCGAGCGACATCTACGGGAATATCTCGCGGCTCGAAACCGAGATCGACGACCGCACGGAGGACATCAGCGGCTCGATACGTCTGCTGACCATCAGCCGGATCGAATCGCCCGTGTACGACGAGTTCCTCGCGGACTTTCATCGCGCGTATCCGCGCATCGACTTGCAGATCGAAGTGATGCGTTCGTCGGACATCATCTCGTCGCTGCTGCAGAAGACGGCGACCGCGGGCCTCGGCCTGTGCCGCACGCCGCACGACAAGCTGGAAATGCGCTGCTTTCTAAGGCAGCGCTACGCGATTTTCTGCGGGCGTCATCACCGGCTGTACGGCAAGTCGCCGCTGACGATGGAAGACCTGCTCGCGGAAAACTTCGTGTCGTTCACGAGCGACCAGATCGGCGACAGTCTTTCGCCGCTCACCGTGTTTCGCGACCAGAAGGGCTTCACGGGGCGCATCGTCGCGTCGTCGCCGAGTCTCGACGAAGTGCGCCGGTTGATCTTCGCGGGCTTCGGCATCGGCTGTCTGCCGGAACACATCGTGCGCGACGACATCGCGCAGCAGCGCCTGTGGCGGCTGCCGCCCGAAGAAGGTCTCGTCGATGTCGACGTGCATCTGCTGTGGCATCGCGAACGCAAGATGAATGCGGCCGATCACGCGTTCCTCGACAGCATGGAGCGCTGCATGCGCCGCCACGCGCTCGCAGAGCGGCTGGGCAAATAA
- a CDS encoding MFS transporter, with the protein MTQAISTRQPGRAATAAFIGTMIEWYDFYIYATAAALVFGELYFPSSDRFISTMASFATFAVGFFARPLGGIVFGHLGDRIGRKKALMTTLMMMGVATVCVGLLPDYSKVGALAPVLLVLLRVVQGIAVGGEWGGAVLMAGEHAPKGRRTFFASFAQLGSPAGLILSLIAFRAVTSMDKADFMSWGWRLPFLASAVLLIVGIVIRLGVNESPEFARMKEANRTSKLPIAEVFRSAWGLVLLCIGANTIGIAGVYFTNTFMIAYTTQYVGVTRSLILDCLFAVAIIQFIAQPLAAWLAERIGGARFLKIAALLAMISPYPMFVLVQSGSAVPMVIGIAIAVVCMASFYSVIAGFVSGIFPTHVRYSGISLAYQVCGAVAGGLTPLVGTWLAHRYTGQWWPLAVFYTCLAGISLLCIVALDARRAAHAEQTEVVGAH; encoded by the coding sequence ATGACCCAAGCCATCAGTACCCGTCAGCCGGGACGCGCCGCGACGGCCGCGTTCATCGGCACGATGATCGAGTGGTACGACTTCTACATCTACGCGACGGCGGCAGCGCTCGTATTCGGCGAGCTGTACTTTCCGTCGAGCGACCGCTTCATCAGCACGATGGCGTCGTTCGCGACCTTTGCCGTGGGCTTTTTCGCGCGGCCATTGGGCGGCATCGTGTTCGGCCATCTCGGCGACCGTATCGGCCGCAAGAAGGCGCTGATGACGACGCTGATGATGATGGGCGTCGCGACTGTATGCGTCGGCCTGTTGCCCGACTATTCGAAAGTGGGCGCGCTCGCGCCCGTGCTGCTCGTGCTGCTGCGCGTGGTGCAAGGCATTGCCGTGGGCGGCGAGTGGGGCGGCGCAGTGTTGATGGCAGGCGAGCACGCGCCGAAGGGCCGCCGCACGTTCTTCGCGTCGTTCGCGCAGCTCGGCAGCCCGGCGGGACTGATTCTGTCGCTGATCGCGTTTCGCGCGGTCACGTCGATGGACAAGGCGGACTTCATGTCGTGGGGCTGGCGTCTGCCGTTTCTCGCGAGCGCCGTGCTGCTGATTGTCGGCATCGTGATCCGTCTCGGCGTGAACGAATCGCCGGAATTCGCGCGTATGAAAGAAGCGAACCGCACGTCGAAGCTGCCGATCGCCGAAGTGTTCCGCTCGGCGTGGGGCCTCGTGCTGCTGTGCATCGGCGCGAACACGATCGGCATTGCGGGTGTGTACTTCACGAACACGTTCATGATCGCGTACACGACGCAATACGTGGGCGTGACGCGCTCGCTGATTCTCGACTGCCTCTTTGCGGTGGCGATCATCCAGTTCATCGCGCAGCCGCTTGCTGCGTGGCTGGCCGAACGCATCGGCGGCGCGCGCTTCCTGAAGATCGCCGCGCTGCTCGCGATGATCTCGCCGTATCCGATGTTCGTGCTCGTGCAAAGCGGCTCGGCCGTGCCGATGGTGATCGGCATCGCGATCGCCGTGGTCTGCATGGCGAGCTTCTATTCGGTGATCGCTGGCTTCGTCAGCGGCATCTTTCCGACGCACGTGCGCTACTCAGGCATCTCGCTCGCGTATCAGGTGTGTGGCGCGGTGGCGGGCGGCCTGACGCCGCTCGTGGGCACGTGGCTCGCGCATCGCTATACGGGCCAATGGTGGCCGCTCGCCGTGTTCTACACGTGCCTCGCGGGCATCTCATTGCTGTGCATCGTCGCGCTCGACGCGCGTCGCGCGGCGCATGCGGAGCAGACGGAAGTCGTCGGCGCGCATTGA
- a CDS encoding ABC transporter permease, with the protein MRLINRHPGRTGSLMLLLLPFIVLVAVYFTGSSLRLQANPDDKLLPGATQMKDALHEYAFTEDKRTGDYTMWDDTVSSMKRLGIGLVASAAIALVFGIVTGSIPLAGATLSPFITVISMIPPLAVLPILFIVFGLDELSKVVLIVIGITPMMIRDLQQRTREIPEELWIKAQTLGASSWTLIVRVIVPQLLPRLLIALRLALTSAWLFLIAAEAIASTDGLGYRIFLVRRYLAMDVILPYVAWITLLAWLIDEALRRLTQWAFPWYNGGRA; encoded by the coding sequence ATGCGGCTCATCAACCGACATCCTGGCCGCACCGGCAGTCTGATGCTGTTGCTGCTGCCCTTCATCGTGCTGGTCGCGGTGTATTTCACCGGCTCGTCGCTGCGGCTGCAGGCGAATCCCGACGACAAGCTGCTGCCGGGCGCCACACAGATGAAGGACGCGCTGCACGAATACGCGTTCACCGAAGACAAGCGCACGGGCGACTACACGATGTGGGACGACACGGTATCGAGCATGAAGCGGCTCGGCATCGGACTCGTCGCGAGCGCGGCGATTGCGCTCGTGTTCGGCATCGTCACGGGCAGCATTCCGCTCGCGGGCGCGACGCTGTCGCCGTTCATCACCGTGATATCGATGATTCCGCCGCTTGCCGTGCTGCCGATTCTCTTCATCGTGTTCGGTCTCGATGAGTTATCGAAAGTCGTGCTGATCGTGATCGGCATTACGCCGATGATGATCCGCGACTTGCAGCAGCGCACGCGCGAGATTCCCGAAGAACTGTGGATCAAGGCGCAAACGCTCGGCGCGTCGAGCTGGACGCTGATCGTGCGCGTGATCGTGCCGCAACTGCTACCGCGTCTGCTGATCGCGCTGCGGCTCGCGCTGACGTCCGCGTGGCTCTTTCTGATCGCGGCGGAAGCGATCGCATCGACGGACGGCCTCGGCTATCGCATCTTTCTCGTGCGCCGCTATCTCGCGATGGACGTGATCCTGCCGTACGTCGCGTGGATCACGCTGCTCGCATGGCTGATCGACGAAGCGCTGCGCCGTCTCACGCAATGGGCGTTCCCCTGGTACAACGGGGGCCGCGCATGA
- a CDS encoding putative urea ABC transporter substrate-binding protein, producing MRKLRFFAAAAVALSLCISTPSFAQARKDFKVCWTIYAGWMPWGYAKTQGIMSKWAKKYGINVDVVQLNDYIESINQYTAGKFDGCAMTNMDALTIPATGGVDSTALIVSDYSNGNDGVLIKGSGKKVADLKGQPVNLVELSVSHYLLARALESAGMSERDIKTVNTSDADISGAFATPTVHNAVTWNPMLADLKAKPNVTEVFDSSRIPGEIMDMMVVNTKTLHDNPALGKALTGAWFEIMQLMHGTSPETQAALTSMAKASGTDLAGFRSQLSTTALFYTPQQALDFATSPNMPKIMTRVAQFSFDHGLLGKGAPNAGAVGMAFDNDVTVGNKGNLKLRFDPTYVRLAAQGKL from the coding sequence ATGCGCAAGCTCCGCTTTTTCGCCGCAGCCGCCGTCGCTCTCTCCCTCTGCATTTCCACGCCTTCATTCGCTCAAGCACGCAAGGACTTCAAGGTCTGCTGGACCATCTACGCCGGCTGGATGCCGTGGGGCTATGCGAAGACCCAGGGCATCATGTCGAAGTGGGCGAAAAAGTACGGCATCAACGTCGATGTCGTGCAACTGAACGACTACATCGAATCGATCAACCAGTACACGGCCGGCAAGTTCGATGGCTGCGCGATGACCAACATGGACGCGCTCACCATTCCGGCAACGGGCGGCGTGGACAGCACCGCGCTGATCGTCAGCGACTATTCGAACGGCAACGACGGCGTGCTGATCAAAGGCAGCGGCAAGAAGGTCGCCGACCTGAAAGGCCAGCCCGTCAATCTCGTCGAACTCTCCGTCTCGCACTACCTGCTCGCACGCGCGCTCGAATCGGCAGGCATGAGCGAGCGCGACATCAAGACCGTCAATACGTCCGATGCCGATATCTCCGGCGCGTTCGCCACGCCGACCGTGCATAACGCCGTCACGTGGAATCCGATGCTCGCCGATCTGAAGGCGAAGCCGAACGTCACCGAAGTGTTCGATTCGAGCCGCATTCCCGGCGAGATCATGGACATGATGGTCGTCAACACGAAGACGCTGCACGACAACCCCGCGCTCGGCAAGGCGCTGACGGGCGCGTGGTTCGAGATCATGCAACTGATGCACGGCACGTCGCCGGAAACGCAAGCGGCCTTGACCTCGATGGCGAAAGCATCGGGCACCGACCTCGCCGGCTTCAGATCGCAACTGTCGACCACCGCCCTCTTCTACACGCCGCAACAGGCGCTCGACTTCGCCACCAGCCCGAACATGCCGAAGATCATGACGCGCGTCGCGCAGTTCTCGTTCGATCACGGTCTGCTCGGCAAAGGCGCGCCGAACGCGGGTGCCGTCGGCATGGCGTTCGACAACGACGTGACCGTCGGCAACAAGGGCAACCTGAAGCTGCGTTTCGACCCGACGTATGTGCGCCTCGCCGCGCAAGGCAAGCTTTGA
- a CDS encoding histone deacetylase family protein: protein MKTFFHPEQLLHHPRTYMSRGQMRAPQEVPERAARLVAAAKSLDFDVVEPADHGTAAIAAVHDMNYLRFLEEGHREWKQMPDDWGDEVMSNIFVRDPNPLRGVLAKAARYLADGSCPVGANTWRSAYWSAQSALAAAAAVNDGARETYALCRPPGHHARADAAGGFCYLNNAAIAAQSLRSRFKRVAILDTDMHHGQGVQEIFYGRDDVLYISIHGDPTNFYPVVAGYEEERGAGAGDGFNVNLPMPHGSSEAVFFDKLDDALRVLKRFEPDALVLALGFDIYKDDPQSQVAVTTQGFGRLGEAIGALRLPSVIVQEGGYHLESLEANARAFFDGFMEKRSA from the coding sequence ATGAAGACCTTTTTTCATCCCGAACAGTTGCTGCATCATCCGCGCACGTACATGTCGCGCGGACAGATGCGCGCGCCGCAGGAAGTGCCCGAGCGCGCCGCGCGGCTCGTCGCGGCGGCGAAGTCGCTGGACTTCGATGTCGTCGAACCCGCCGATCACGGCACGGCCGCCATCGCTGCCGTGCACGACATGAACTATCTGCGCTTTCTCGAAGAAGGGCATCGCGAGTGGAAGCAGATGCCCGATGACTGGGGCGACGAAGTGATGTCGAACATCTTCGTGCGCGATCCGAATCCGTTGCGCGGCGTGCTCGCGAAGGCGGCGCGCTATCTCGCCGACGGCAGTTGTCCCGTCGGCGCGAATACCTGGCGCTCCGCTTACTGGTCGGCGCAGAGCGCGCTGGCGGCGGCTGCTGCCGTGAATGACGGCGCGCGCGAAACGTACGCGCTGTGCAGGCCGCCCGGCCATCACGCGCGTGCCGATGCGGCGGGCGGCTTCTGCTATCTGAACAACGCGGCGATTGCGGCGCAATCGTTGCGCAGCCGCTTCAAACGCGTCGCGATTCTCGATACCGACATGCACCATGGCCAGGGCGTGCAGGAGATTTTCTACGGACGCGACGACGTGTTGTACATCTCCATACACGGCGATCCGACGAACTTCTATCCCGTCGTCGCGGGTTATGAAGAAGAGCGCGGCGCGGGTGCGGGCGATGGCTTCAACGTGAATCTGCCGATGCCGCACGGTTCGTCGGAAGCCGTTTTCTTCGACAAGCTCGACGATGCGTTGCGCGTGCTGAAGCGTTTCGAACCCGATGCGCTCGTGCTCGCGCTGGGCTTCGATATTTACAAGGACGATCCGCAATCGCAGGTCGCGGTGACGACGCAAGGTTTCGGACGGCTCGGCGAAGCGATCGGTGCGTTGCGTCTGCCTTCCGTGATCGTGCAGGAAGGCGGCTATCACCTGGAGAGTCTCGAAGCGAATGCGCGTGCGTTCTTCGACGGCTTCATGGAGAAGCGCAGCGCTTGA
- a CDS encoding urea amidolyase associated protein UAAP2 has product MTTSTLTASTLDPASATFRETLPAGEPWLKELKAGQTLRIRDVEGNQAIDTLFYSLADPRERYDAQRTLRRQQSLYLTTGTVLYSNLGNPMLTIVADTCGRHDTLGGACAQESNTVRYALEKRYMHSCRDNYLRACAHDGRLSKQDIAANINFFMNVPVTSEGGLTFEDGISAPGKYVELRAEMDVIVLISNCPQLNNPCNGYNPTPAELTIWN; this is encoded by the coding sequence ATGACGACATCCACACTCACAGCCAGCACGCTCGATCCCGCCAGCGCAACCTTCCGCGAAACCTTGCCCGCGGGCGAGCCGTGGCTCAAGGAACTGAAAGCGGGACAGACGCTGCGTATCCGCGACGTCGAAGGCAATCAGGCGATCGATACGCTCTTCTACAGTCTCGCCGATCCGCGCGAACGCTACGATGCACAACGCACGCTGCGCCGCCAGCAGAGCCTCTATCTGACGACGGGCACCGTGCTCTATTCGAACCTCGGCAATCCGATGCTGACCATCGTCGCCGATACGTGCGGACGTCACGACACGCTCGGCGGCGCCTGCGCGCAGGAAAGCAACACGGTGCGCTACGCGCTGGAAAAGCGCTACATGCACAGCTGCCGCGACAACTACCTGCGAGCGTGCGCGCACGACGGCCGTTTGTCGAAGCAGGACATTGCCGCCAACATCAACTTCTTCATGAACGTGCCCGTCACATCCGAGGGCGGCCTCACATTCGAAGACGGCATTTCGGCGCCGGGCAAATACGTCGAATTGCGCGCGGAAATGGATGTGATCGTGCTGATCTCGAACTGCCCGCAGCTGAACAATCCCTGCAACGGCTACAACCCGACGCCTGCGGAGCTGACGATATGGAACTGA